A window from Nanoarchaeota archaeon encodes these proteins:
- a CDS encoding DUF1405 domain-containing protein, producing MGLIFEKIKKLPKICWQFLFFQSERLKINDLSERILGDKRWLLAFFAINFIGFFYGIYYYTYQLSITPAHLWIFTIDSPLPVLLFAAVCAFLFLRKTPPQWLILFAFFGLVKYGVWTDIVIFLFRDVFFAIDALTYSMNVPLHFGMILEGLLLIRLLKPKISDIVFVGGFYLLNDYMDYFMGNVTLIPAGHHTFLMIESFAMTVALIGIAIHTRAKKCQIDAR from the coding sequence ATGGGATTGATTTTTGAGAAAATAAAGAAATTGCCTAAAATTTGTTGGCAATTTCTATTTTTTCAGTCTGAAAGACTGAAAATAAATGATCTTTCCGAAAGAATTCTTGGCGATAAGCGCTGGCTCTTAGCCTTTTTCGCCATAAATTTCATCGGATTTTTTTACGGCATTTATTATTACACCTATCAATTGTCAATCACGCCGGCACATCTTTGGATTTTCACAATAGATTCGCCGCTTCCTGTGCTTTTGTTTGCGGCAGTTTGCGCGTTTCTTTTTTTACGAAAAACCCCGCCGCAGTGGCTTATTCTTTTTGCATTTTTCGGCCTTGTCAAATACGGCGTCTGGACTGATATAGTTATTTTTCTTTTCAGGGATGTTTTTTTTGCAATTGACGCGCTGACATATAGCATGAATGTTCCCCTGCATTTCGGAATGATTCTTGAAGGCCTGCTTCTGATTAGGCTCCTGAAGCCAAAAATATCGGACATTGTTTTTGTCGGCGGATTTTATCTTTTGAACGATTATATGGATTATTTTATGGGCAATGTAACGCTTATTCCGGCAGGCCATCACACATTTTTGATGATTGAGAGCTTTGCGATGACAGTTGCGCTAATAGGAATCGCGATCCATACGCGAGCAAAAAAATGCCAAATAGATGCGCGTTGA
- a CDS encoding peptidylprolyl isomerase, with amino-acid sequence MSATEILKKNKTVIAVIAAVLVLAVIFSSYSKASDSMPTGQVISKNRFAIIETNKGTIKAELYEDGAPITTKNFIKLAESGFYNGLKFHRYEPGFVIQGGDPRGDGTGGSSQTIPLEINKNLTHVKGALAMARANDPNSASSQFYITLAATPFLDGNYAVFGKVISGMDVVEQLRAGDKIMKITISAK; translated from the coding sequence ATGAGCGCGACAGAAATTCTGAAAAAGAACAAAACTGTGATTGCAGTTATTGCAGCAGTGCTGGTTTTGGCAGTTATTTTTTCAAGCTATTCCAAAGCGAGTGATTCTATGCCAACAGGACAAGTCATATCAAAAAACAGGTTTGCTATAATCGAGACGAATAAAGGCACAATAAAGGCCGAACTTTATGAAGACGGCGCGCCAATCACCACAAAAAACTTCATCAAGCTTGCTGAATCGGGATTCTACAACGGCCTTAAATTCCACAGGTACGAGCCGGGTTTCGTAATACAGGGCGGCGACCCGAGAGGCGACGGAACCGGCGGCTCAAGCCAGACAATTCCTCTTGAAATCAACAAGAACCTCACGCACGTAAAAGGCGCGCTTGCTATGGCAAGAGCAAACGACCCCAACAGCGCGTCAAGCCAATTCTACATAACGCTTGCTGCAACACCATTTCTTGACGGCAACTACGCAGTGTTCGGAAAAGTAATAAGCGGAATGGATGTTGTCGAACAATTGCGCGCGGGAGACAAAATCATGAAAATCACCATATCCGCGAAATGA